From Hydra vulgaris chromosome 07, alternate assembly HydraT2T_AEP, a single genomic window includes:
- the LOC136082557 gene encoding uncharacterized protein LOC136082557 produces the protein MKDIKIIEKIQRRSTKVPTICKHLCYTDRCILFQIQKLEDRRIRGDLIQKFKIEKGLTIINWHNEPIIRPARYGQREQFVREFNRNCDPRYHFFSNRVAKHWNALNDQQLTVPRLKNLNECLTVQLIVAYSHYMTLIGSVSYLQLIYYYYY, from the coding sequence ATGAAAGATATAAAGATTATTGAGAAAATTCAAAGACGATCCACAAAAGTCCCAACTATATGCAAACATCTTTGTTACACAGATAGATGTATcttatttcaaattcaaaaactgGAGGATCGTAGAATAAGAGGTGACTtgattcaaaagtttaaaattgaaaaaggtCTTACCATCATTAATTGGCACAATGAACCAATTATACGTCCAGCTCGATATGGTCAACGAGAACAGTTTGTACGCGAATTTAACAGAAATTGCGATCCACGatatcatttttttagtaatcGTGTTGCTAAGCATTGGAATGCACTCAATGATCAACAGTTAACTGTTCCTCGACTAAAGAATTTAAACGAATGCTTGACAGTTCAATTGATAGTTGCCTATAGTCATTATATGACTTTAATAGGATCTGTATCCTATTTGCAACTTAtatactattactattactag
- the LOC136082558 gene encoding piggyBac transposable element-derived protein 4-like, whose protein sequence is MVFNKKVYSLQEQFEDCTNVEDIEININNFDEDRAIVDVDNENIKEMEVETPLDYHILNKNQVSNLWTCPNFLNSQPGFNVEISDCRTITYYQLFVTDDLLHHLVVQTNVFAQQFFETCRNIPKHSYVRFWNLTNVSEMKKFLALILIMGLVHKPATHFYWSTDKIFQTPVFNTVMSRNRFNLLFKFFHINDNQNLPNPNGPNQD, encoded by the exons ATGgtgttcaataaaaaagtttactcTTTGCAAGAG CAATTTGAAGATTGTACTAATGTTGAAgacattgaaataaatataaacaattttgatgAAGATCGTGCTATTGTAGATGTAGACAACGAGAATATCAAAGAAATGGAAGTTGAAACTCCTTTAGATtatcatatattaaataaaaatcaagtcAGCAACCTATGGACTTGTCCCAACTTTTTAAACA GTCAACCTGGTTTTAATGTTGAGATTTCTGACTGTAGAACAATAACATATTACCAATTATTTGTTACTGATGATTTATTACATCATTTGGTTGTTCAAACTAATGTTTTTGctcaacaattttttgaaacgTGCAGAAATATACCAAAACATTCCTATGTTCGTTTTTGGAACTTAACAAATGTTTCTGAAATGAAAAAGTTTCTAGCTTTGATTTTGATTATGGGTTTAGTTCATAAACCTGCTACACATTTTTATTGGTCAactgataaaatatttcaaacaccTGTGTTTAATACAGTGATGTCTCGTAATCGctttaatttactatttaaattttttcatataaatgaTAACCAAAATTTACCAAACCCTAATGGTCCAAATCAAGATTAA